Proteins found in one Miscanthus floridulus cultivar M001 chromosome 4, ASM1932011v1, whole genome shotgun sequence genomic segment:
- the LOC136551421 gene encoding senescence-specific cysteine protease SAG12-like encodes MASSSKRSLPCVVLLLIITVFHQGCSSATAHRPYTGDMGSSTDDSPMIERFQRWKAAYNKSYATVAEERRRFRVYARNMAYIEATNADAEAAGLTYELGETAYTDLTNQEFMAMYTAPAPAQLPVDEDEDDQAVITTRAGPVDAVGGAPGQLPVYVNLSTGAPASVDWRASGAVTPVKNQGRCGSCWAFSTVAVVEGIYQIRTGKLVSLSEQELVDCDTLDAGCDGGISYRALEWITSNGGLTTEEDYPYTGTTDTCNRAKLSHNAVSIAGLRRVATRSEASLANAVAGQPVAVSIEAGGDNFQHYKKGVYNGPCGTNLNHGVTVVGYGQEREAAGGDKYWIIKNSWGESWGDGGYIKMRKDVAGKPEGLCGIAIRPSFPLM; translated from the exons ATGGCGTCCTCCTCCAAGCGGTCGCTGCCATGCGtggtcctcctcctcatcatcactgtctTCCACCAAGGCTGCTCGTCGGCGACGGCCCACAGACCGTACACTGGCGACATGGGGAGCAGCACCGACGACAGCCCGATGATCGAGCGGTTCCAGCGCTGGAAGGCGGCGTACAACAAGTCCTACGCCACGGTCGCCGAGGAGCGGCGGCGGTTCCGGGTGTACGCGCGCAACATGGCGTACATCGAGGCCACCAACGCGGACGCCGAGGCGGCGGGGCTCACGTACGAGCTCGGCGAGACGGCCTACACCGACCTCACCAAccaggagttcatggccatgtACACGGCGCCCGCGCCGGCGCAGCTGCCtgtggacgaggacgaggacgaccagGCGGTGATCACCACGCGCGCGGGGCCGGTTGACGCCGTCGGGGGCGCGCCGGGCCAGCTGCCGGTGTACGTGAACCTGTCCACCGGCGCGCCGGCGAGCGTCGACTGGCGTGCCAGCGGCGCCGTGACGCCTGTGAAGAACCAAGGCCGATGTG GGTCGTGCTGGGCGTTCTCGACGGTGGCGGTGGTTGAAGGGATCTACCAGATCCGGACGGGGAAGCTGGTGTCGCTGTCGGAGCAGGAGCTGGTGGACTGCGACACGCTGGACGCCGGCTGCGACGGCGGCATCAGCTACCGCGCGCTGGAGTGGATCACCTCCAACGGCGGGCTCACCACGGAGGAGGACTACCCGTACACGGGCACCACGGACACCTGCAACAGGGCCAAGCTCTCCCACAACGCGGTCAGCATCGCGGGGCTCCGGCGCGTGGCCACCCGGAGCGAGGCGTCGCTGGCCAACGCCGTGGCGGGGCAGCCCGTGGCCGTGTCCATCGAGGCCGGCGGGGACAACTTCCAGCACTACAAGAAGGGCGTCTACAACGGGCCCTGCGGGACCAACCTGAACCACGGCGTCACCGTCGTAGGCTACGGCCAGGAGCGGGAGGCGGCCGGCGGGGACAAGTACTGGATCATCAAGAACTCGTGGGGGGAGAGCTGGGGCGACGGCGGATACATCAAGATGAGGAAGGACGTCGCCGGCAAGCCGGAGGGGCTCTGCGGCATCGCCATCCGCCCGTCCTTCCCACTAATGTGA
- the LOC136548444 gene encoding uncharacterized protein codes for MVAYCQEVRQLEDKFNGLKLNHILRRLKEVADALAKVASGRELVPTSVFASDQHKPLVRYEGSEQAKDGPPVLGSWADQSSAPSRPKVMELEKDPATEPNPLIDLRMPYLDYLLRDTLPMDKMEA; via the coding sequence atggttgcatactgccaagaagtccgccagctagaggacaagttcaacggcCTCAAGCTCAACCACATCCTGAGGCGTCTCAAAGAGGTGGCCGACGCGCTGGCAAAGGTAGCATCCGGTCGAGAGCTAGTGCCAACAagtgtcttcgccagtgaccaacacaagcccttggtTCGCTATGAGGGGTCAGAACAAGCCAAGGATGGTCCACCCGTTCTAGGCTCATGGGCTGACCAATCGTCAGCTCCATCTAggcctaaagtcatggagcttgaaaagGACCCAGCGACAGAGCCTAACCCTCTGATCGATTTGAGGAtgccctacctcgactacctccttcgTGATACGCTGCCAATGGACAAGATGGAGGCCTGA